From the Rhinoraja longicauda isolate Sanriku21f chromosome 20, sRhiLon1.1, whole genome shotgun sequence genome, the window TGTTTTACCTTTACAATATTAACAGCATAGAGACTGTCAATAAAATCCAATTTCCTTACCTGTAAGATACATTCTCTTTAAGTGGTGCATTACAGTCCCCCGTAACAAAGGGCAATTGGTTCAGACACTGAACATCATTGCCAACTCTGAAGAGATATTGTTCGATTTCTTCACGGATCACCGCAGGGTCCAGACTCGGCATGAAGGGCAACATTGTACAGGTGGGAATGGCAAAGCTCGCAGCTCGGTAGGGTGCACTGGCACCGCCTCCAGTCTGTTGGTAAGTCAATATCGTGCTGTTGCCAATTTCACTTGGGAGTactggaaaaaaataaaaaattcacACACCGTCAGTTCAACTGCTTTAGGTCATTCAAATAGTTAGATATCCGCAGGTGGGATCAATCTTGGATACAATTAACTCAAAGCCAAAAGGGAGCAAACTTAAGCAGCGctttgaggctgaggctgagaagattattaaggggttggacacgttagaggcaggagacatgttcccaatgttgggggagtccagaacaaggggccacagtttaagaataaagggtaggccatttagaacagagttgagggaaaaaaaattcagtcagagagttgtgaatctgtggaattctctgcctcagaaggcagtggaggccaattctctgaatgcattcaagagagagctagatagagctcttaaggatagcggagtcagggggtatggggagaataagaaaataactgcagatgctggtacaaatcgatttattcacaaaatgctggagtaactcagcaggtcaggtagcatctcgggagagaaggaatgggtgacgtttcgggtcgagacccttcttcagactgaggtatggggagaaggcaggaacagggtactgattgagaatgatcagccatgatcacattgaatggcggtgctgtctcgaagggccgaatggcctcctcctgcacctattgtcttttgtctaatgAGGCTCAGCGTCTTCACTAGCCTCAGGCCCGAGATAAATGCAGGCCTTGACTTCAAGTGGAAATAGTTGCTATTTACTTacaaagagagagaaagataagTGCATAAGTGATAGGTCAGAATTAGACCTTGCGGCACGTCAataaggatggcacggtggcacagcggcagagttgctgccttattgcacttgaagcgccggagatccgggatcaatcccgactacgggtgctgtctgtacggactttatatgttctccctatgaccacgtgggtattctctgagatttttggtttcctcccacactccaaagacgtacaggcttgtaggttaattggcttggtacaagtgtaaattgtccattgcgtgtaggatagtgtcagtgtgcggggatcgctgttcggtgcggactcggtgggcagaagggcctgtttccgcactgtatctctaaactaaagtctactctgccattcaatcatggctgatcgatctctcccttctaaccctgttcccctgccttctccccataacccctgacacccgtactaatcaagaatctatctacctctgcctgaaaaatatccattagcttggcctccacataaaacaaatctgcagtttgtgttttgctcaagcaaCAAAAATGCATTCTTTATGtaataggaaggaacagcagatgctggtttatagaaaagaaagcattttgtgtctttcgctggtaaaccagcatctgcatcagtctgaagaagggtctcaacccaaaacatcacccattgcttctctcctagatgctgcctgacccgctgagttactccagcattttgcgatatctGCAATTCCTAGTTTCTTCTACTTGCATGATGTTGGGGTGGTACCTGTTGTcccaaactgcagatgccggttcacaaaaagacacaaagtgctggaatgttTACAAAGAAGGTGGAGACCAAGGTTGCCAAAAGCTGTTCATGTCATCTGATTTAGTAACTAGTGCTTGTTCTCAGGCATTAATAGTCGAGACACCACATTCATTTGCAGGAAAGTCACACTTCTGTTTCAAACGGCTATTCAATAATCACGACAGACATCAAATGAAACCATCAAACAACAAtaccataaaaacacaaagtgctggcataatcAGCAagtcaggatgctgcctgacccactggattactccagcactttgtgtctttttgtaaaccagcatctgcagttccttttgtctccttttcaatgTTCAAATCTATCCAAAATGCAGCAAATGTGTGAATCACTAAGCACACTGAATATTCCCACATACCAAGTAGTTtggttgagatacagcatggaaacaggccctctggcccactgagtccgcaccgaccaacgatccccgtacactagcactgtccgacacactcggggcaatttgcaattttaccaagccagttaacctacaaacccgcacgtctttggagtttgggaggaaactggagcacctggagaaaacccacgtggtcacggggagaacgtacaaactccatacagaccgcacccatagttaaggtagacacaaaacgctggagtaactcagcgggtcaggcagcattgcagaagagaaggaatgtgtgacgtttcagatcgagacgttTCAgatctgacatggatagaaaattggttgacagacagaaagcaaagagtggggataaatgggtccctttcggaatggcaggcagtgaccagtggggtaccgcaaggttcggtgctgggaccccagctatttacgatatacattaatgacttaggcgaagggattaaaagtaccattagcaaatttgcagatgatactaagttccagcgtagtgtgaattgtgaggaagatgcaataaggctgcagggtgacttggacaggttgtgtgagtgggcggatacatggcagatgcagtttaatgtagataagtgtgaggttattcactttggaagtaagaatagaaaggcagattattatctgaatggtgtcaagttaggaggagggggagttcaacgagatctgggtgtcctagtgcatcagtcaatgaaaggaagcatgcaggtacagcaggcagtgaagaaagccaatggaatgttggccttcgtaacaagaggagttgagtataggagcaaagaggtccttctacagttgtaccgggccctggtgagacagcacctggagtactgtgtgcagttttggtctccaaatttgaggaaggatattcttgctatggagggcgtgcagcgtaggttcactaggttaattcccggaatggcgggactgtcgtatgttgaaaggctggagcgattgggcttgtatacactggaatttagaaggatgaggggggatcttattgaaacatataagataattaggggattggacacattagaggcagataacatgttcccaatgttgggggagtccagaacaaggggccacagtttaagaataaggggtaggccatttagaacggagatgaggaagaactttttcagtcagagggtggtgaaggtgtggaattctctgcctcagaaggcagtggaggccagttcgttggatgctttcaagagagagctggatagagctcttaaggatagcggagtgaggggatatggggagaaggcaggaacggggtactgattgagagtgatcagccatgatcgcattgaatggcggtgctggctcgaagggctgaatggcctactcctgcacctattgtctattgtctattgtcagaccatcatcgatttaaaccagcttctgcagttttttttcctgcacccataattaagatcaaacctgggtctctggcgctgtaagccagaaaCCCTACtaatgcaccactgtgccaccctaatataCAGTATTAGTAATGACACGAAAGAAAAACCATTAcccaaaaagaaacaaaaagctggagtaactcagcaggacaagcagcatctctggagaaaaggaatgggtgacgtttcaggtcgagacccatcttcaggtcgagacccatcttcaggtcgagacccatcttcaggtcgagacccatcttcaggtcgagacccatcttcaggtcgagacccatcttcaggtcgagacccatcttcaggtcgagacccatcttcaggtcgagacccatcttcaggtcgagacccatcttcaggtcgagacccatcttcaggtcgagacccatcttcaggtcgagacccatcttcaggtcgagacccatcttcaggtcgagacccatcttcaggtcgagacccatcttcaggtcgagacccatcttcaggtcgagacccatcttcaggtcgagacccatcttcaggtcgagacccatcttcaggtcgagacccatcttcaggtcgagacccatcttcaggtcgagacccatcttcaggtcgagacccatcttcaggtcgagacccatcttcaggtcgagacccatcttcaggtcgagacccatcttcaggtcgagacccatcttcaggtcgagacccatcttcaggtcgagacccatcttcaggtcgagacccatcttcaggtcgagacccatcttcaggtcgagaccctaaagatgacccattccttctctccatagatgctgcctgtcccactgcgttactccagttttctgtgtctatcttcagtttaaatcagcatctgcagttccttcctagaccctAAACCAAACATGTGTGTCGGGCCTTTATCAGTTTAACAATCTCATCCGATCTTGCAGAAGGAATGTCAGCCTGGGTTTGTGTGCTCAGCTCTCTGGAATGGGCCATTTGCCCAGGACACTGCGTGGAGCCAGGAATGTCACGGaaacctccacacccttcctggaaTCCTGAATTTCAACATGGGCTACCAACTCATGGAATCACATCCCAACCTACCAAAGACACAGGAACAAGTGCCCAAtctgaacagacagcccagccCGCCGAGTTATATCTAAGAGTATAAATAATATCCATTGATTGAGATTTATGGATTTAATTTGCTACATTAAAAATTGGCCTCTTAAATACCAATTGTACAAGTTATAATCTTCCTTCACCTCAAAGTATGGGACAAGATACTTCAAGATAcagatagagtcttacagcatggaagcagacacttcagcccaacttgcccacaccgaccaacatgccccatcaacactagtcccacctgtctgtctgcatttggcccatatccctccaaacctgtcctatccatgcacctgtctaaatgtttcttaaacgttgtagtaatacctgcctcaactagctcctccggcagcttgttccttatgcccaccaccctttgtggaaaaaagttacccctcaggttcctattaacccccctccccttcacctaaacctatgccccctggttctcgattcccctactctgggcaagagactctgtagatcaacccaatctattcttctcacgaTTCTGTACTGGGCACATTTCCCTACAGAGCGATTTTTAAATCAAGAGAAATAAGGAAATTGGATTAACACAAGTAACTGCGGATGCAGGTATCAtaagcaaaagaaaaaaaacacccCATTACACAGAGCAAGGAGGAACTGGGGGcactggttaaaaccgaagacagacacaaaaacctggagtaactcagcggggcaggcagcatctctggagataaggaatgggtgacatttcgggtcgagacccttcttcagtcccgctggattactccagctttttgtgtctatctaccccgTTACACACACACGCTggctgccctttgtgtgaaaaagctaccactCAGGTTGCTCCTAAGTCTTTcccccactttgtgtctatcgttcgaGAGAGAAGCCGGGCTAAACCACCAAGGTAGACTCTAACCAGCATGTACAGTGGCTTCCAATGTAGCCAGGCTAACCCACCAAGGTAGACTCTAACCAGCATGTACAGTGGCTTCCAATGTAGCCGGGCGAACCACCAAGGTAGactctaaccagcatctgcagtggctTCCAATGTAGCCGGGCGAACCACCAAGGTAGACTCTAACCAGCATGTGTAGTGGCTTCCAATGTAGCCAGGCTAACCCACCAAGGTAGACTCTAACCAGCATGTGTAGTGGCTTCCAATGTAGCCAGGCTAACCCACCAAGGTAGACACTAACCAGCATGTGTAGTGGCTTCCAATGTAGCCAGGCTAACCCACCAAGGTAGACTCTAACCAGCATGTGTAGTGGCTTCCAACGTAGCCGGGCAAATCGAGCAGGAATAGCCAGGACTTACCGGTCGCGGTTGTCTGCACTCCAAACACTTCGACCACATCTCCGGTGGAAAACACACAGATAGGCTTGGATAGGGTCACGGTCGTGGATGTCCGGAGACCCTGGATCATAGCGGTGGAGGGGATTTCAGGCTTGGCGTTCAGCACtgcaaaacacaaaaacacaaacacacacacacacacacacacacacacacacacacacacacacacacacacacacacaaagacaaaaaaaaaaccctcatcAATTTATTAACATGCTTCATGGTTGATGTAACCCGTTAATGTTACAGTCCGAGACCGAGAGGGAGACTTGCACAAAACCAAATTCACAGTTAGCTGGGTCTGAACGCAGAGTTAGCTGGGTCTGAACGCAGAGGTAGCTGGGTCTCAAGGCAGAGGTAGCTGGGTCTCAAGGCAGAGGTAGCTGGGTCTCAAGGCAGAGGTAGCTGGGTCTCAAGGCAGAGGTAGCTGGGTCTCAAGGCAGAGGTAGCTGGGTCTCAAGGCAGAGGTAGCTGGGTCTCAAGGCAGAGGTAGCTGGGTCTCAAGACAATCAGAGGTAGCTGGGTCTCAAGGCAGCCAGTTAACTGGGTCTCAAGCCAGAGTTAGCTGGATTTCAACACAAAGCACGCAACTACTCACGGACGCTGGAGGCAGATGGAAGCCACACACTAAACAAAAACAGAGCGACCTTCATGCTCGCGGGGAAGTTGGCAGGTATCCTCAGTAGGAACAGGAAGGCGAGAATGAACGTCTGAGGAGAATCAGCCTGGATGAAGTGAGACAGCCGCAGATATAACTCACCCAACCAGTCTGAGCACCAATCGTAGCCAGCGCCACCTGAAACTCAGTCTCCGCCGCTTCATGTTACACAAGAGGCTCAGGGAACGATGAGCAACAGACCAAATGGCAACGTGACACAGTCATATACTTTTTAATTCCAAAGATTAACTTTAGacagaatttaaaacaaaatatgcaCAGCACAAAAACCGTGCAAAAACTCTCCCTACATTGTTTAGATGAATTGGGAAAGATTAATAGTAGTGTGTgccaaggaactgtaaatgctggtttataccgaaggtagagagttgagttgaggctgggactgtcacaacatttaagaaacatttagacaggttcatgggtaggacaggtttagagagatatgggccaaacacaggcaggtgcgactggtgtagatgggacatgtaggtcggcataggcaagttgggccgaagggcctgtttccacactgtatcactccatgacataCAACAatgtcatactcagtagtgttcgCACCTGTCTTTAAACATATTATTAACTGGTAGACGTACCATggtggcacgttggcacagcaatagtgttgctgcctcatagcgcaatGACCACGGTtctatcctgactgtgggtgcttgtctgtacggcgtttgtacgtgctccccgtgacctgcgtgggttttctccgagatctttggtttcctcccacactccaaagacgtacaggtttgtaggtataaatgtaaaattgtccctctcacgtgtgtaggcttgtgttagtgtgtgggaatcgctggtcggtgtggactcggtgggatgaaagatctgttttcgcactgtatccctaaactaaactaaactaaaaacgatatacgattatgagaggcatagagagggtgtATAGTcagaaccttcccccccccccagggtggagatgtcaaagactagtgggcaGAGTTTTCAGGTGAGAGTGGCAACGTTGAAAGGAGCTGTGTGAGGCAAGTTATTTTTACTCCTCTACAAAGGGTTTATTTGAAGACTTGGGAACCCACGAATAAAGaggctgaggatagacacaaaatgctggcgtaactcagcgggacaggcagcatctctggagagactgaagatcagtctgaagaagggccccgacccgaaacatcacccattccttctctccagagatgttgtctgtcccgctgagttacaccaccaccctctgcaaacTACCAAACTAAAATTAACTCAGCTTTGAGATTAGAATTGAGAAATGTGCAGGGTCATTGTGGTAgatccaataaaaagcaacatatTTGTAAAAGAAAAGCTGGCTGAATGTTTTGCCCGTGATCCTGtatctgtggacagcttgattgtaatcatgtacggaccttccgctgactggaccttccgctgactggataacacgcaacagcaagaagcttttcactgtacctcagtacacgtgacaataataacctgaACTAGACTGAACGCATTTTAACCGAGGCCCCAGGTTTAATTCAATAGTTCAAT encodes:
- the LOC144603350 gene encoding uroplakin-3a-like, giving the protein MKVALFLFSVWLPSASSVLLNAKPEIPSTAMIQGLRTSTTVTLSKPICVFSTGDVVEVFGVQTTATVLPSEIGNSTILTYQQTGGGASAPYRAASFAIPTCTMLPFMPSLDPAVIREEIEQYLFRVGNDVQCLNQLPFVTGDCNAPLKENVSYRFKYAVRSASTNTILDETLWSDPIPLLRVADFAVIDTQPGARTGGMVVITTILVILLSLLLCVFVTLLIYALGMKEEKLAMEQQSVPQTYVPHHKNEGFADVFQKEGLKLTASQSPGQAQYQAIDAEPQQTPRWSAM